CAGAAACAATGAGTGTGGAGTCCAGTGATCTCTTAACCAGCTCTCCAGGTTATTCTGATACACACTAAAACCTGAGAACCATTGATTTAAGGCAGCATAGGTGAATGTAGAGCAAGTGCTCAATTTGCTTAACAagttttttccaatatttttccccaaatattcagaatttttttccaaaaagctcAAGAACATACAAGAATATCCACTTTAAGGAAAAGATAAAGCCAATTTCATCCAAGGCTGACTGAATTTCATCATAACGTAAGGTCAGGACATTCTAGAACAGTTTTGTCCAATAAAACTTATTGCAACtagtggaatgttctatatctgtgctgtccaatatggtagccactagccacatatggctgTATTGAGCCATACCTGAAATATGGCTAGTGCAaccgaggaactgaatttttaagtctaatttaaatgaattttaatggccatgtggctagtggctactgtaatGGACTCTGCAGATCTAGAAGCGTAGacactagaaaaactaaagactACCCAGTCTCACTATGATCAGTGTTTCATCATTTGTGCCTTATGTCTAGACCAAAGATTGTTTCTCCCGTCAGATATGTGTTAACCAAAGAGTTTCTGAAGTTatggaaataaatttcaaatactGCAGTTAAAGCTGTCCAACAATCTCCAAAAATCCTACCACTGACGGTTTTTCCGCAAAAGCAGGACAAACACTTGACAAAGATGTCAGCAAAGGACAACTGAATGAACTCTGATGTCCAACTCTGAGAACATATGAGTTTAAGCCTCTTTTCCACTCTATCTTCCTGACATAGCTCCTTGCTAGATGATTAGAGGTATATTTGAAGATGATCTGAAGAACTCAAGGTTTGTGAAACAGAGGTTTAACTTTTGAAATTGCCTCACCATGTTACCCATCCTACCCTCCAAAAAACACCTACACAACAAACACACCCAGTGTCTCAACTAACTTCACGGCACTTTGGGCTTTGAAATTAGTCCAGCCCATAGAATACACCTCTCTTCTAGCCTCTGATACCCCTCTCCATGATTACAGTTTAGAGAACAATTGTTTATTCAGGAGACCGTAAACCCACATACATGCTGTAGAAAAAAACCCTTAAGCTGTAGACCTGGTTCTGGTTGAGGTTGAGTTCGATGACCTGCAGCTCCTGCACTGTGTCAGGTATGCTCCGAATTTGGTTCTTGGAGAGATCCACTACATCCAGGTGCCGTAGGTTACAAAGTTGGGATGGTAGTGCTCTCAGCTGGTTCCCAGAGAGGCTCAGGGTCTTAAGGGCAGATAGTTGCCCAAAAGTAGATGGCAGCTCTCTCAAGTGATTGTTGTTTAGGCTTAGTGTCTCTAGTTTTTTCAGATTGCATAACTCATCAGGAAGGACAGCtggcaaagaaaaatttaaaaacctgaatCCAACACAGCTGAAAAACACCTTTGATGAAGTTTATAAAAACTATATGGCAGTCTGTTATGCCTCTTGTTAATATACATAGGCATTTCACATGTTGTgccatttttaagtatttcatttttaccaaCATCGTCTTCAGAAGGTGAGGGTGCCATCAAAATTCAGGAAAGCATTATGTGTATAATAGGCTCCTTTTGTGAAGGGGCCACTGCACAATCCCACAGCAATTTTGTGGGATTTGGAAGGCCCTCTCCTTCCCATCCCATCCGCCCTTCCAAATTAGCAGCAAAGTTAGCTCTGCTTACATTATACCCCAAAGATGGTCCCTTTCAAGTCCAAATTAACCTCCTACCAATCATTACACCAGGAGAGGAGGCTTATATATGTAATTACAAGAGATAGAAAGCTTCAAGGACTCTGACATTCTTCTGCATCTTGAGCTCCTGAACAGTTTCATAACAACAAAAATCagcttgtaagaaaaaaaaacacccttctttttcttttttaagattctgataCATTTATTTGAAAACCAGTTTAATAACATTATAATCGTACTCCACACTCTATTCCAAGAGAAAAACCACCCTTCTTAACAGCTGATAACTAGCAAAATTCCCAGGCGCAAAAGCCATACTCAGTTTGTTGTTGTTCAAGGACAGGCTCTTCAGCAGAGTGAACTTCCCTATAATCATAGGCGGTAGACTCTCGATCTTGTTGTTGGACAAGTCGATGGTCCTGAGATTGCTTGTCAGCTTCTGCAACTCTGAGGGGAACTGAAGAAAGGGGCTCTCAGCGCGGAGAATCCCTTACCTATTAACTTCACCGCCCGCCGTCCCTCTCCCTTTAAATTCCCTTGGTCGGATCCCTCCCAGTCTCACCTCGGTCAGCCCACGGTCCTTAAGCTGAAAGACACCAGTTTTCTGCGCGGTTTCCACATGAGCGCGGAGGGCACTGTTTCCCATCCTAGCGCCAAGGCTCGGGTCTCTGCGGGAAGGAAGAGCAGCTGTCACCACTCGGCCCTGCACCCAGCCACCCCGTCGGCCTCCCGGCTAGGTCTCAAGCTCCAGCTGTCACCTCCTGCCGATCCCTGGATCTTGGGGGCCAGCTCAAGAGTggcaaggaagaaagggaagaacacCAGGCCCCACCGCTTTTGCAGCTGTTCCAAGGCTAGACGCCGCTAGGAGCCTACAGAGGATCAGGGATCCCCGAACTCGCCTCCTACCCCTCCGCTCACAGCCGGCTCCGCAGGGGAGGACCCGGGACCCGCGCTCGCCTGGGATGCGCTCCCTAGGCTTCCGCCGGGTCGGAAACGCCCTGTGACGTCATCGAGCCGCGCGGTGCGTTCCGCTCACTCTCCGCGCCACCCGGAAAGGCGGCTGCCAGCCATGGCTGAGGCGAAACCTTGGGACCCGGCGTCCGGGCCAAACGCTGCGGGGCTACTGCTGGGACATTTCGTAGCTTCGGGCTTGGTTACTCAGGTGCGTGGTGGGCGATGCCGTCATTAAGGGGCGGTGGCACGGTGGCGACAGAAGATAGCTGTGAGGTGGTGGTGCTGGCTGCgggagtgggtgggagggtgCTGGCTGGGGGCTGTTCTAGAGTCGGGGCCGATGGAGCTCCTTGTAGGCAGCAGAAGTGACTGGTCCGCGGTGGGTTCTGCAAAAGCGGGGCTCTAAGGAGATGGTGTTTCAAGTGTCTGGCAGGCGAGTTATCCCAGGTCAGTTCTTGGGCGGTAATAAAGACTAGTGTTACCCGCCTTTTTTCATCCAGTGATACCGCCTCTAGATTGTAATCGGTGGCGGGGTTGGGAAATAACGGGTAGGTGGTTAAAACATACGTTCCCAAAGAACGCTCGTTTGTGTGAAATATTGAAGCATTACGGGAGGCGCCGGGTACAGGAGAGCGCCAAGGGAAGCACGCATCTTTAAAGGCCGGGGGGGGGAACAAAAAAACATTGGTGAAAAAGACCCGAGAGACCTTGGAACATGATTGGAGGAAGGAGTTAAttttgagaaggagagaagagggagattaGCCAAGGGGTGGTCGTTTTAGGTTCGGCGGGTAGAGCATGTTCATAGGCCAAAGGGAACAAGCCAACAGAGGGAGAAATTGAAGATGTGAGGGAATAATGGAATAGAAATGGCAGATGTGACAAGGGAATGGGAGAAGgttgagagaagggaaagaaaatttgaGACAATGAGGAAGTTGAGGAATTTCACTAAAAAGGCaactgagaaaaatagaaaaggtaaAACCATCTACAGAGATTAGCACTATGCACATGATGAAAGATTTATGAAAAATAGACAACTTTTTATACCTAGAAGAGTCATTAGAGAATTCTACTATCTACTTACAGTAATTTTAAGATGCAGAAACTAAGACCTGAGGAGACCAAGAAACGTGTCCAGGGCCACTCAACTAGTGAAGTAGAGTTAGATCCCAGAGCTCTCCCTTTTCTGACACATTatatcatctctaaaatgaactgtaatagatgatagatactgTAACACTATCTTGAAAGAGTTTAAACGTCTGTTGAAGGACTTTTCTAGATTACTTGAAGACCCAGTAGCCAGACCttatggatttggggggaaacAAGGGGTAGGAATGAATGCATTGGAAAATAGGCAAAACATAACCACAGCACTCCCCAGTTCTCACCTTCCTCACttctctcctgtgttttcttgcTACCAGATTACCTAGTGCTCTCACCTGTATTGTCCAGTTCTGTAACAAAGTAATTTGGTAAATTCATACTATAAGACATTTGGGACTGAGAATTGGGCTGTGGGTTGTCTTTGGGACGATCTTCATAGTGTCCTTCAAGTAACACTAATTAGACAGATACCTGTTTTGTCAATCCATAGCTTCATAAGACCTTgttatagggacttccttggtggtgcagtggttaagaatccacctgccaatgcaggggacacgggttcgacccctggtctgggaagatcccacatgccatggagcaactaagcccgtgagccacaactactgagcccaggtgccacaactactgaagcccgtgcacctagagcccatgctccgcaacaagagaagccagagcaatgagaagcccgcacaccccatcgaagagtagaccccgctcgccgcaactagagaaagcccgtgcacagcaacaaagacccaatgcagccataaacaaataaataagtaaataaatgttttttaaaaagaccttctTATAATCTTACTGCACAGCTAGGCCCAGTGAGGAAACTTTGAAGATTTGTAGCATGATTTTACTTTAAGCAAACTTTACATATAAAAAACCTATTTTTATTACAAGGATTTATCATTGATTCTTTAAAATGATGTATTATATGATCCCTTTAAGCAGTCCATCCCTTAAGTGCACATCCTCCCATGTGAATTAAAAATTGAGTGATGCTTAAAATTGTGATGTGATATGATACAACTCTTATAGAAAATGTTGTTtgtttcagctttgttctttttttaaaaaatatttatttatttaggctcccttgggtcttagttgcagcacacgggatctttagttgaggcatgcaaactcttagttgtggcatacatgcaggatctagttccctgaccggggatcaaacccaggccccctgcattgggagcatgaagtcttacccactggaccaccagggaagtcccagttactGAGCATTTATAATGTTTAGTTCTTTCTGTCTGGAATACCTTTTCCTTCCCATCCATCATGAGCTTGTTAAGGGCAGAGAGCTTGTTTCGTTCATCCTTGAATCTTCTATTGCctaactcaataaatgttataaaattgatTATCATCAGTCAGCAAACATTTGCTATGAAGGGCCAGAGCATAAGTATTTGAGGCTTTTAGGTCCATAGGGTCGCAACTAGGCTGTTGTAGTATGAAAACAACATGAGATAATAAGTAAATGAACGAGTGAAGTTgaatttcaataaaactttatttctggaccctgaaatttgaatttcatataattttcatgtgtcacaatgtttttcttttgattttttttctccaacaattaagaaatataaaaaccattcttagcccTTAAGCTATACAAAAACAGGCAATGGGTGCATTTAGTTCATAGGCTGTAGCTTCCCAATCCCTGGCCTATATGATATCTGAAGTTCTTTCCTGTGCTAACattctagagaagaaaaagaggatagAAAAAATTATAGATGAAGCCAAGGGATGAACAAGATAATATTCTTATTCTGAGATAACCTGCAATTTAAGAAAGCAGTATAATATAGAATGAAAGGATAAAAAGGAGGTGGGGGGTAGGCTTTTTCAAGGAATAATTATGCCTGGACAAAACATTCCTTTATCTAAGAGAGGGAGAATGCGGAAAGAGACAGTATGAATGACTTGTAACCAATAGAGGTCATTTAATGAGTCAGGTGAATGATTCCATAGCCCAGGAAGTGTTTAATTTTAGCCCCAGGAAGGTCTGAGAGACTAGGTCATTTGTGTAGAAGTGATTCTCCAACAATTTCAACTTTAGAATTTTTTGCTAAGCTATCAGCAATGCCAGTCTATTGTGCATGATGCCTTAAGAAATAGTACaaagtgattttcttctttttcttatttttaaaacattaatatttggGCAAAAGATTTGTGATGGTGCaggttttaaaaaacaggaaatatacATTGCACTGTCCTactctgtatttcatttttcagGGGCAGCGTTGGACATAATATATCCTCATATTTTAGACACGTGGCCATGCTATTCCAACACACACATAAACTCTGACATATTGCTGCTTTCTCTGTTCACTTACCAATAGGAGATGTTAAATATATCTAAGAAATCAACTTCTTGCTTTGTGAACTTCTCCAGACTACAGCAGATCACAGATATTCAAGCTGAAATCTACCAGGTAAATTATGTTGGAGTTTTTACTTTCTACCTCTAgtatggaaaaaaatcttaactgGCTCCAACAGTGATCCTCTTGCATGCagaacagtgtctagcacatagtcGTATGGGCTTTTCTTTGCAGTAgttaataatagtagtaatggTCATAGTAGTAGTTAggagtagtagcagtagcagcaacagGGCTTGAACACCAAAATGAAAAGATTCAGTAAATCCCTGGGCTCTCATAACAAATCATCCTCCTGGCCCCCTTAAATATTCCTGAGTTAAAGACTGTCCATTTTTATCAAAGCCTTTACTTCAGGCTACTTTCTGCATGAGctaagtgtttttttgtttctaatgtaGAAAAACCTGGAAATTGAACTCCTAAGACTAGAAAAAGATGCAGCAGATGTTGTCCATCCTTCCTTTTTGGGTAAGTGGTTTAGTTAAATGAGTAATCATTGAAATTTCAACTTTTTCTTGGATTACTTTAAGCACTAGGctataaaattatgataatttttCCAGGTATTGCCTCAAAGCTAACAAAGTCAGTAGAGCTTAAAAGACAAAGGCTGAGGAACTTTCCAGATGAAAGGAtcctaaagagacatgacagctAAAGCACAGGGTAGTCATGGATTGAATAtttgattagaaaaaaatttttttaatataaatgacaTTATTGGGATATTTGGTGATGTTTAAATATAGGCTGTATTAAATATTGGTAGTATTGTACTAATGTTAAATTATCTGAATTTGATACTTGTAGTATAGTTATATAAGAGAATGTTCCTATTTTGGGAAATACATGCTGAAGTTTTAGGAGTAAAAGGTCCTGACATCTGCAACTTACTCTCAGATTGGTTagcaaaaatatatgtatggGCGTGtagagaagaaggggaaaaaaagaaaacgtatCCAAATGTTAGTTGGTGAGTCTAGGGGAAATGTATATGAGAGTTCAATCAATGAGCTGTTCttgaaacttttaagtttcaaattttttctaaatgaaaatttaaaagaagagacaACTGACAACCATTAACAATTCTGgggaaaatattgaaataaaagtagCTTATAagacaaatgtttgttttttaatgctctGATATAGAATATTAGAGACAGACACTTTATGTGAAGAATATGGCTCTGGCTATAAACACTGAACTAGGAGTAGAATTGGGAAACAAAGAATTTAGCACTAGATTGGGTTGTCAGTaggaaaagtaagagaaaatagttgaaaatgAAACTGGTATTGGTATTAAAAACAGCAAAGGGGAGATATTTAGGAGAGAAATGGGATTAATTTTTGACCATTGATAGTATTAGTGACTTCAAAACTTGTCCTGCTGCTAATTATAATTACTGTTTCTGGTTTGTGTAGCACAGAAGTGTCATACTCTGCAAAGCATGAATAATCATTTGGAAGCGGTGCTAAAAGAAAAGCGGTCCCTCAGGCAAAGACTGTTGAAACCCATGTGCCAAGAAAACTTGCCTATTGAAGCTGTTTATCACAGGTTAGACTAAAAAGTAGACGTTAACAGTCACACGTGTTCCCTGAGGGTAGTTTTTGTTTAGACTAATAGTTATTTCATAGCATAATTCATTAAACAGTATATGAGTGATCGTATctattaatattgttattaatgCTGATACATTAAACCAGAAAGAAAATCCTTTACTTTTAAAGAATTGTAGCAATGGTTAAGAGAAAGACATTCCTTTTGCCCATTGTGTCTTAGGAATTATAAATAATgactttaatgaaagaaattagatcCATAACATATAGTAAGGtggataaaaatcatttttattatgtatagACAGCTTTCTGTGATGTAAATTTATTGTTGCATTAATGTTGCCTCTATATAAAAATTCTGTTGGGGGAGTTTAAGCAGGGACAGATGAAAACAATGTcaactgaaaggagaaaaataacagtTCTGATCTCACCTCTGCTGTTTATATGCCTCAAAGCCTTGGGCAAATGATTTAAGTTTTTGCCTTAGTTTCCCAATCCATAGAATGGGGATGCTTTCTATTGCTCTCTTTCTCATAGGAGTATGGAAAGTATCAAATTGAAGGTGTaggtaattatttataataaataacaataaaattaaaaagcagtcATCTGGGGATCTGATTGCTAACTTTCTCCACCAGTGCCTCACTAACTGACCCCGAGCAAATCAATATTTCCTCTAAGTGTCAGATCTTTTATCTtgcagtaaaataataaatatacaaatccCATTCTTGTGGATATATTCAGTATCTATTCAGTGTAGTTAAATATCATTAATgtgtatattatacattatatatatcagAAGAACTGAGTAATAGTTTTAAGGCATTTTGCAAATACAAAGATTCAAAGTAGTTTCATGTGTAGGCTATTTCAGTGAAGTACATTTATCCTTATTGTCTTCACCCTTCACCAAGAATGTGTAGATTGAAATGGAATGAGGTTTTACctagagaaattttttttaagttcttcactcttttttaaaaatttatttattttttaaagttttttaaaattttatttttgtctgccttgggtcttcgttgctgcgcacgggctttctcaagttgcagcgagcaggagctactcttcgttgtggtgcacgggcttctcattgcggtggcttctcttgttgcagagcatgggctctaggtgcgcaggcttcagtagttgtggcacgcaggctcagtagtttgtggcccacgggcttagttgctgtgtggcatgtgggatcttcctggaccagggattgaacccgtgtcccctgcactggcaggcggattctttttttttttttggcggtacatgggcctctcactgttgtggcctctcccgttgcggagcacaggctccggacacgcaggcccagcggccatggcccgcaggcccagccgctcagcggcatgtgggatcttcccggaccggggcacgaacccgtgtcccctgcatcggcaggtggactctcaaccactgcgccaccagggaagccccaggcggattcttaaccactgcgccgaaGTCCCAATTTTTTACTTATATGAGAAAATTATTAACATTGATGTTTGTCTAACATAGATTGGGCTACAGATATGATTAGTgttgtctctttctgtttttgtgtttggATGAAAAGTTAATTCCTGTTtaaattgaaagagaagaaccttttttttttttttttgcggtatgcgggcctctcactgctgtggcctctcctgttgtagagcacaggctccagacgcgcaggctcagcggccatggctcacgggcccagccgctccgcggcatgccggatcctcccggagcggggcacaaacccgcgtccccctcatcggcaggcggactcccaaccagtgtgccaccagggaagcccagaagaagaACCTTTTTTATCACTGATATTTCCATGAATGCAGAAAGGTTATTAACGGCTCATTGGGTGGATTGTAATTCTCTTAATTTCATATTAAAAGTcctaattaaagggaaaaaagagaacacaaaatacctgaactaaaaaaaaaaagagttgactttttttctccctccttcagaTACATGGTGCATTTGCTGGAGTTGGCAGTAACTTTCATTGAGAGATTAGAAGATCATcttgaaataattagaaatgtcCCTCATTTAGAtgaaaatctaaagaaaatggtGAGTATTACCAATAGCATTTAAGTACCTCATCAAATCCTTTCACATTGCTTTTAGCtatctttagttcttttataCTAGAATCTCAAATGTGTGATCTCCCTGTCTAACTTCTTTGTTGGCTAATATTATGagcaaattactttttttaaatcaagatgccttttctttatttagaagtcattttacattgttttattccagtatttattaaatatgtgtTATCTTCATTGTGCAAGGGACTGTGCTATAGGTATCAAGAGAGATAAACAGATGTGACCAATCCCTCTCCTCAAATTCTCAAGGTTTGGTGAGAGAAAGTATAAGATACTCTCTACTTTATAGTATTGTATTTGCACAGTGAGTGCAGCAGAGAATTATAAAGAAGATGCTGTCTTTTAACACAGGGAAGGGGGTGATTACTTTCACTTTAGGGAGATTAGGAATAGGATAGGAAGTAGGAATACttgaataaagttttaaataggAGTTAATAGCAAGCTCCATCTTGAAGAATCAGTGAAAACTGGATGTGCATCAGAAAGAGTAGTTCAGCCGAAAGCAGCAATGTGAGGAAAGCCATGAAAATTAGAGAGTACAGGTAGTTTGAGGGAAGAGTGGTACTCCACTTTCGCTGATGCTTCAAGGTATTGAGGGGGAGATTGACTCGGGGTTTGTTTATGGAATATTTTGAAAACCAGACTAAGAAATTTAGACTTTGTCTGAGTACTGGGGAATCACtggatgtttttttcttttgttttttagagaagGGCACAGAGGGTTGACTTGAGCAGGACTGTACCTTAATCATGGAGAAAATATTGGGTAAAGTAGACTGAGGCTTGTCACTCAAAGTATGGGCagagcatcaacatcacctggaagcttgctagaaatgcagaattgCAGACTTCATTCACTTTAGACCTTCAGAATccgaatctacattttaacaagttcctcaggtgattcctatgcacattaaagtttgatgAACTGTGGGTTAGAGGACTAGGCAGAGcaacaaaaggcagaggaacttgGAGAATAAATACAGTCATTCAGATAAAAGATTTAAAGCATAGGAATACAAAGGATTGtgtagatttttagatttttggaGGTCAGATTTCTAGCACATGGCTACTATTTGGACAAGGGACACATCCAAAGAATGAAGTTTCTAGCCTTGGGGACTTGAGGATAAGTAGGATCAAGAGATTAAAGAAGCCAatgagtttgttttttgatatgtcTTGCAGAGACAGTAAATGTTCAGTCATGGTTTGTTGAACTGTGGTTAAATCAAGTTTGAGATATTGAATATGCATCTAGATGGAGATTTCCAGCAAACTGAAATGTAGGACTAAATTTTAGGAAGAAGATTAGGTTTGACAATATAATTGAGGGTCATCTGCATTGAGGTGATTATTGAAGACAAAGGAGAGATGaactcacaaagaaaaagaacatgtaGGACAGCACAATTTTAAGGAGCCTTTGTATTAAGGGGCTGGAAAAGATGAGTTGTCAACTTTTGGTGTCATAATTATTTATGATATAGTAATGTATTAATGACACATgatttctctcctgttttccccTTCTTTCAAATGTTATAGAGCACAGCCTTAGCAGAGATGGATATTTTGGTGGCTGAGACAGCAGAACTGGCAGAGAATATACTCAAGTGGCGAGAACAACAGAAGGAAATTTCCTCTTGTATCCCCAGAATATTAGCTGAAGAAAATTTTCTTCATAAATATGATGTTACAGTGCCTCCTTaaccttttatttctaaaattaatgttCAAACTATTAATGAAAAGTAAttatcaactttttatttttgtttaattatatgTAGTCATGTGAAATCCATTTCTAGTCAATTATAACATGGGTATTTATAGACTTTGCCACTAGCAATACTGAAAGAGCCCTCTTTATATTGAAATACTGAGATTCCAAGTTCATTAAGACAAAACtgaattttcctttgtttttcatgtattttcattCCACTTTTCAATAAAACTCAAATACAACTATAATTAACGTGAATGCATTAACCATATCTTAGGCAGCAGACtttattatgttgtttttttaaaaaatgcttgttTCCGGGTTAGAAGAGTCTTGAATCTGAAAGTGTGTTGCTTATTCCTGTGAGATTGTCGCTAAGTATgcaaaaaacagcaaaatagcAGACTTGACCACTATGCTTTGAAAGGCCTGCTTGTAAGGTTGGTccttggctggcatctgggaacttagATTTCTAGGGTTCCCTCCACTCTCACTGATAAGAGTTGCTTGCTGTGACTAAGGCGTTTGTACAGTGTGGTTTGTGCTGAACACCAGCTTTCTTCCTGGGAGTCTAGAATTTTGGTATATGCTAGGCAGAAGGTACCTATGTGACTATCCCTCAATAATAACCCTGGCACTGCATCTTTAATGAGCTTCTGTGGTAGACAGCATTTCACACATGTCACAACTCAGTTGCTAGGGGAATTAAGCACCTCCTGTGGTACTCCACTGGCAGGGACTCTGGAAGATTGTGCCTGGTTTCCCCCGGACTTTGCTCCATACAccttttcctttgctgttttgCTTTGTATGCTTTTGCTGTAGTAAATCATAGCCATGAATACAGTCATATGCTGAGTCCTATGACTCCTCCAAGCATATCATCAAacccaggaggtggggagggggctcttGGGGACCTGACACACTAAGCAATTGCAGAGGGTGTTCACTGGCAGCCTTAGGAATAGGCAAAGAAGGAAAGTagagcaaagcaaagaaaaaggcaCATTATTGTAAAACTTATAGCGGTTTTACGTTACAAATTGCTCAGATATTTTACCTGAGATTATTATGCATATATAAGGGGGTGGTATACTAAGTCTCAGGATGCTTTCATTTATATCAGTAGTAGAACTACCCTTGGCTTACTTTCAGACTTGGGgttctcttttgctttttctttaaattttttaaattttattttatttatttattttatttttggctgcatcaggttttagttgtggcatgcgggatctttgttgtggcgcccaggctctttgttgcagcccgcgggcttctctctagttgtggtgtgcaggttttctctctctagttgtggtgtgcgggctccagagcacatgggctcttgagtttgcggcacacgggctctctagttgaggcacgagggctcagtagttgtggcgcgcaggctcagttgcccTGCACCaggcgggatcctagttccccaaccagggatcaaacctacgtcccctgcactggaaggtggattctttaccactggaccaccagggaagtcccctcttctGCTTTAAATGGAtgcttcaatatttttatactgtCCTATTCTCTGTATCACTGGAGTTCACT
Above is a genomic segment from Tursiops truncatus isolate mTurTru1 chromosome 2, mTurTru1.mat.Y, whole genome shotgun sequence containing:
- the LRRC57 gene encoding leucine-rich repeat-containing protein 57 produces the protein MGNSALRAHVETAQKTGVFQLKDRGLTEFPSELQKLTSNLRTIDLSNNKIESLPPMIIGKFTLLKSLSLNNNKLTVLPDELCNLKKLETLSLNNNHLRELPSTFGQLSALKTLSLSGNQLRALPSQLCNLRHLDVVDLSKNQIRSIPDTVQELQVIELNLNQNQIAQISVKISCCPRLKVLRLEENCLELSMLPQSILSDSQICLLAVEGNLFEIKKLRELEGYDKYMERFTATKKKFA
- the HAUS2 gene encoding HAUS augmin-like complex subunit 2 isoform X2, which gives rise to MAEAKPWDPASGPNAAGLLLGHFVASGLVTQKNLEIELLRLEKDAADVVHPSFLAQKCHTLQSMNNHLEAVLKEKRSLRQRLLKPMCQENLPIEAVYHRYMVHLLELAVTFIERLEDHLEIIRNVPHLDENLKKMSTALAEMDILVAETAELAENILKWREQQKEISSCIPRILAEENFLHKYDVTVPP
- the HAUS2 gene encoding HAUS augmin-like complex subunit 2 isoform X4 gives rise to the protein MAEAKPWDPASGPNAAGLLLGHFVASGLVTQEMLNISKKSTSCFVNFSRLQQITDIQAEIYQKNLEIELLRLEKDAADVVHPSFLAQKCHTLQSMNNHLEAVLKEKRSLRQRLLKPMCQENLPIEAVYHRYMVHLLELAVTFIERLEDHLEIIRNVPHLDENLKKMRRAQRVDLSRTVP
- the HAUS2 gene encoding HAUS augmin-like complex subunit 2 isoform X1 — translated: MAEAKPWDPASGPNAAGLLLGHFVASGLVTQEMLNISKKSTSCFVNFSRLQQITDIQAEIYQKNLEIELLRLEKDAADVVHPSFLAQKCHTLQSMNNHLEAVLKEKRSLRQRLLKPMCQENLPIEAVYHRYMVHLLELAVTFIERLEDHLEIIRNVPHLDENLKKMSTALAEMDILVAETAELAENILKWREQQKEISSCIPRILAEENFLHKYDVTVPP
- the HAUS2 gene encoding HAUS augmin-like complex subunit 2 isoform X3; this encodes MLNISKKSTSCFVNFSRLQQITDIQAEIYQKNLEIELLRLEKDAADVVHPSFLAQKCHTLQSMNNHLEAVLKEKRSLRQRLLKPMCQENLPIEAVYHRYMVHLLELAVTFIERLEDHLEIIRNVPHLDENLKKMSTALAEMDILVAETAELAENILKWREQQKEISSCIPRILAEENFLHKYDVTVPP
- the HAUS2 gene encoding HAUS augmin-like complex subunit 2 isoform X5 is translated as MQQMLSILPFWKCHTLQSMNNHLEAVLKEKRSLRQRLLKPMCQENLPIEAVYHRYMVHLLELAVTFIERLEDHLEIIRNVPHLDENLKKMSTALAEMDILVAETAELAENILKWREQQKEISSCIPRILAEENFLHKYDVTVPP
- the HAUS2 gene encoding HAUS augmin-like complex subunit 2 isoform X6; the protein is MVHLLELAVTFIERLEDHLEIIRNVPHLDENLKKMSTALAEMDILVAETAELAENILKWREQQKEISSCIPRILAEENFLHKYDVTVPP